A window from uncultured Desulfobacter sp. encodes these proteins:
- the rpoB gene encoding DNA-directed RNA polymerase subunit beta: MAGSLLTNKRVRKEFGGKRKIIDIPDLIGMQRESFEGFLQRDVSPQDREEKGLHSVFKSVFPIKDFTDTSSLEYVSYSFGETKHSMQECISRGMTYDIPVNIRVRLVVYDHDKDTGVSTIRDIKEQEIYFGTIPLMTPRGTFIINGTERAVVSQLHRSSGVFFDHDKGKNYSSGKIIYNARIIPVRGSWIDMEIDAKDIVYIRIDRRRKFPVSILFKAFGYTGEDILDFFYTKEKILRKNGSYFREFIPDNLVRQRAGYDITSPETGEVVVKAGRIFTKRALKQLADEKLDFIPISEEELIGKSFASNFFLKSDDPEPLFKAGQAIAADTFELLEEKGIDSFEILYVDPRSSNCMRKTLVSDKIESKEEALMDIYRRLRPGNPATIEVAQDFIDHLFFRQAYYDLSKVGRLKMNHRLGVNTKIDVKTLRKEDVLLTAATLIELKDTQGQVDDIDHLGNRRVRAVGELLENHYRIGLVRMERAIKEKMSMQEVDAMMPHDLINPKPVSAVVREFFGTSQLSQFMDQTNPLSETTHKRRLSALGPGGLTRERAGFEVRDVHPSHYGRICPIETPEGPNIGLIVSLCTYARVNDFGFIETPFRVVTDGNASKTIQHLSAFEEKEHPIAQANAVLDAEGNFVNATVSARVAGEFEMVAPEEIKFMDVSPNQLVSVSASLIPFLENDDANRALMGSNMQRQAVPLIRSESPLVGTGMEAVVARDSGVTIVAECDGVVVDVDSKRIVVKNDDSDDPKFNKAVSIYNCTKFVRSNQNTCFNHRPIMQKGERVKKGQVIADGPSTELGELALGKNVTVAFMPWDGYNYEDSILVSERLVKDGVYTSVHVEEFEVLARDTKLGKEEITRDIPNVGEDALKNLDDSGIIRLGAEVKPGDILVGKITPKGETQLSPEEKLLRAIFGEKAGDVKDTSLCVPPGVHGKVIDAKVFSRRGLPKDDRTRQIEDEEIERFEKDRDDEIKIISDVGREKVESVLEGHTLYSDLERNGKVLVKAGTKVAPGVFVKVPVSVLVNVTVEDAVLTEKVQVVLEQAQDQIKKAREHFNRQVSRFEKGDDLPPGVLKLIKISVAMLRVLSVGDKMAGRHGNKGVVSRILRVEDLPYFADGRPVDMVLNPLGVPSRMNVGQILEIHLGRAAYALGQQIDEMLEEKRMDALRDKAKQVFSLTRKQKEGLVDDAIVRDIDDMDDEKFLEFISRYKNGVHTATPVFDGATEEEIKELISMSGSDPSGQSILYDGRTGRPFDKPVTVGTMYMLKLHHLVDDKLHARSIGPYSLVTQQPLGGKAQFGGQRLGEMEVWAMEAYGAAHALQEFLTVKSDDMTGRTRMYEKIVKGQNVLEPGMPESFRVLIKELNALGLDMNLIEGSK; encoded by the coding sequence ATGGCCGGAAGTCTTTTGACGAACAAGCGTGTTAGAAAAGAGTTTGGCGGTAAACGCAAAATAATAGACATCCCGGATCTCATCGGGATGCAAAGAGAATCCTTTGAAGGATTTCTTCAAAGGGATGTTTCACCCCAGGATAGAGAGGAGAAGGGGCTTCATTCGGTTTTTAAATCCGTATTTCCCATCAAGGATTTTACCGATACGTCTTCCCTTGAATATGTCTCCTACTCCTTTGGGGAGACCAAGCACTCTATGCAGGAGTGTATCAGTCGCGGGATGACCTATGACATCCCGGTTAATATCAGGGTTCGGCTTGTCGTCTATGACCATGACAAAGATACCGGTGTGTCAACGATCCGGGATATAAAAGAGCAGGAAATATATTTTGGCACAATTCCTCTGATGACACCCAGGGGAACCTTTATCATCAATGGAACTGAACGTGCCGTTGTCTCCCAGCTCCATCGGTCGTCAGGTGTGTTTTTTGATCATGACAAGGGGAAAAATTATTCCTCTGGTAAGATCATTTATAATGCCCGAATTATCCCAGTGCGCGGGTCCTGGATCGATATGGAAATTGACGCCAAGGATATAGTATATATTCGTATTGACCGGCGGCGTAAATTTCCCGTTTCCATCCTTTTTAAAGCATTCGGATACACCGGGGAAGATATTCTGGATTTTTTCTATACCAAAGAAAAAATTCTACGTAAGAACGGTTCTTACTTCCGGGAATTTATTCCTGACAATTTGGTCCGCCAGCGGGCTGGCTATGATATCACATCTCCCGAAACCGGGGAGGTTGTGGTTAAGGCCGGTCGAATTTTTACCAAGCGTGCCTTGAAACAACTTGCCGATGAAAAATTAGATTTTATTCCCATTTCTGAAGAGGAACTAATCGGCAAATCATTCGCCAGTAATTTTTTTCTGAAAAGTGATGACCCGGAGCCCTTGTTTAAGGCCGGCCAGGCCATTGCAGCGGATACCTTTGAGTTACTAGAGGAAAAAGGTATTGATTCTTTTGAGATTCTCTATGTAGACCCCCGCAGTTCAAATTGCATGCGTAAAACCCTGGTGTCTGACAAGATTGAATCCAAAGAAGAAGCCTTAATGGACATTTATCGCAGGCTTCGTCCGGGCAATCCTGCTACTATTGAGGTTGCACAGGATTTTATAGATCATCTGTTTTTTCGCCAGGCTTATTACGACCTGTCAAAGGTGGGGCGGCTGAAAATGAACCACCGCCTTGGGGTGAATACGAAAATTGATGTAAAAACCCTGAGAAAAGAGGACGTACTGCTCACCGCAGCTACTTTGATTGAGCTCAAGGATACCCAGGGTCAGGTGGATGATATCGATCACCTTGGAAACCGGCGGGTCAGAGCTGTGGGTGAGTTGTTGGAAAACCACTATCGCATTGGGCTTGTCCGCATGGAGCGGGCGATTAAAGAAAAAATGAGTATGCAGGAAGTGGATGCCATGATGCCCCACGACCTCATTAATCCAAAGCCCGTTTCTGCGGTGGTTCGTGAATTTTTTGGTACATCACAGTTGTCCCAGTTTATGGACCAGACCAACCCCTTGTCTGAAACCACACACAAACGTCGTCTTTCCGCGCTGGGACCAGGCGGTCTGACCCGTGAGCGTGCAGGTTTTGAAGTGCGTGACGTTCATCCGTCCCATTATGGCCGTATCTGCCCCATTGAGACGCCTGAAGGACCGAACATCGGTTTGATCGTTTCTTTGTGTACCTATGCCCGGGTTAATGATTTTGGATTCATTGAAACGCCTTTCAGGGTAGTAACCGACGGTAATGCAAGTAAAACTATTCAGCATCTAAGTGCGTTTGAAGAAAAAGAACATCCCATTGCCCAGGCCAATGCCGTTTTGGATGCAGAAGGCAATTTTGTCAATGCCACGGTATCTGCACGGGTGGCCGGGGAATTTGAGATGGTGGCGCCTGAAGAAATCAAGTTCATGGACGTGTCGCCAAACCAGTTGGTATCCGTATCCGCATCCTTGATCCCTTTCCTTGAGAATGATGACGCCAACAGGGCACTCATGGGATCCAACATGCAGCGCCAGGCCGTGCCTTTGATTCGCAGTGAATCGCCTTTGGTGGGCACCGGCATGGAAGCGGTTGTGGCCAGAGATTCCGGAGTTACCATTGTTGCCGAATGCGATGGCGTGGTGGTTGATGTGGATTCAAAACGAATTGTCGTCAAAAATGACGACTCGGATGATCCCAAATTCAATAAAGCCGTCTCCATATATAACTGTACCAAATTTGTTCGTTCCAACCAGAATACCTGTTTTAACCACAGACCCATTATGCAAAAAGGTGAGCGGGTTAAAAAAGGGCAGGTTATCGCCGATGGCCCGTCAACGGAACTGGGGGAATTGGCCCTTGGCAAGAATGTGACCGTGGCCTTTATGCCCTGGGATGGGTATAACTATGAGGATTCCATTCTGGTATCCGAACGCCTGGTCAAAGATGGTGTCTACACCTCTGTCCATGTTGAAGAATTTGAGGTGCTGGCCAGGGACACTAAACTTGGTAAAGAAGAGATTACCAGGGATATTCCCAATGTGGGTGAAGATGCGCTGAAGAATCTGGATGACAGCGGTATTATCCGTCTTGGGGCCGAGGTCAAACCCGGAGATATTCTGGTGGGTAAAATTACGCCTAAGGGCGAAACCCAGCTTTCTCCCGAGGAAAAGTTGCTGCGCGCCATTTTTGGTGAAAAAGCAGGGGATGTAAAAGATACTTCCCTTTGTGTGCCGCCGGGCGTTCATGGAAAGGTCATAGATGCCAAAGTGTTTTCCCGCAGGGGCCTTCCCAAGGATGACAGAACGCGTCAGATCGAAGATGAAGAGATCGAACGTTTTGAAAAAGACCGCGATGATGAGATAAAAATTATTTCCGATGTCGGTCGGGAGAAAGTTGAATCCGTTCTTGAGGGTCACACGCTGTACAGTGATCTGGAACGAAACGGCAAAGTTCTGGTTAAGGCCGGAACAAAAGTGGCGCCTGGGGTTTTTGTAAAGGTTCCAGTGTCCGTGCTCGTAAATGTCACGGTTGAAGACGCCGTATTAACCGAAAAAGTTCAGGTTGTTCTTGAACAGGCCCAGGACCAGATAAAAAAGGCCCGGGAGCATTTCAACCGCCAGGTTTCCAGGTTTGAAAAGGGCGACGACCTTCCTCCCGGAGTGCTCAAGCTCATTAAGATTTCTGTGGCCATGTTGCGTGTGCTTTCGGTGGGTGATAAAATGGCCGGTCGTCACGGGAATAAGGGTGTTGTTTCACGAATCCTTCGTGTGGAGGACCTGCCTTATTTTGCAGATGGTCGACCTGTTGACATGGTGCTTAACCCCCTGGGTGTACCGTCCCGTATGAATGTGGGGCAGATTCTTGAAATTCATCTTGGGCGGGCCGCCTATGCCCTGGGTCAGCAGATCGATGAGATGCTCGAAGAAAAGCGGATGGATGCGTTGCGAGATAAAGCCAAGCAGGTATTCTCCCTGACCCGCAAACAAAAAGAAGGACTGGTGGATGATGCCATTGTCCGGGATATTGATGACATGGATGATGAAAAATTCTTGGAATTTATCTCCCGCTATAAAAACGGTGTTCATACTGCCACCCCGGTATTTGACGGTGCCACAGAGGAAGAGATCAAGGAGTTGATCAGCATGTCTGGAAGTGATCCGTCAGGCCAGTCCATACTCTACGACGGTCGTACCGGAAGACCCTTTGATAAGCCGGTTACTGTGGGAACCATGTATATGCTTAAACTTCACCATCTGGTTGATGACAAGTTGCATGCGCGGTCCATTGGGCCTTATTCGCTTGTTACCCAGCAGCCCCTCGGCGGTAAGGCCCAGTTTGGTGGCCAGCGTCTTGGGGAGATGGAGGTCTGGGCCATGGAAGCATACGGTGCAGCCCATGCGCTTCAGGAATTTCTTACGGTGAAGTCCGATGATATGACCGGCCGGACCCGTATGTATGAAAAAATTGTTAAGGGCCAGAATGTCCTGGAACCCGGAATGCCTGAATCTTTCAGGGTTCTGATTAAAGAGCTTAATGCTCTGGGGCTGGATATGAATCTTATAGAAGGTAGCAAATAA
- the rplL gene encoding 50S ribosomal protein L7/L12: MADITKDDVIEFISNMSVLELSELIKELEDKFGVSAAAPVAFAAGAMPAGGDAGGAAAEEKTEFDVILEAAGDKKINVIKEVRAITGLGLKEAKALVEEAPKAVKEGIAKDEADKIKEQLEGAGAQVSVK; the protein is encoded by the coding sequence ATGGCTGATATTACAAAAGATGATGTAATTGAATTTATTTCAAATATGAGCGTTCTGGAGCTTTCCGAACTGATTAAGGAACTTGAAGACAAATTTGGTGTGTCTGCAGCCGCACCTGTTGCCTTTGCTGCCGGTGCGATGCCTGCTGGTGGTGATGCCGGTGGCGCTGCCGCAGAAGAGAAAACAGAATTTGACGTTATCCTTGAAGCTGCCGGTGACAAGAAAATTAATGTAATTAAAGAAGTTCGTGCAATCACCGGTCTTGGATTGAAAGAAGCCAAGGCACTTGTTGAAGAAGCCCCCAAAGCTGTGAAAGAAGGTATTGCCAAAGATGAGGCAGACAAAATTAAAGAACAGCTCGAAGGTGCCGGTGCTCAGGTGTCTGTAAAGTAG
- the rplJ gene encoding 50S ribosomal protein L10 → MLNISQKKELVEKLARDLGEAEISILVDYKGLTVSQVTELRAQLREAGAQMAVVKNTLMRLAAKGTGSEVLVDLFKGPNAIIMSKDDPVAPAKIVSEFLKTNEKLQLKGASLGGKFLSEEDVTQLAKMPSKEELLGKFVCTLNAVPTNFVNVLAGVPRSFLNVLNAVKDQKDAA, encoded by the coding sequence ATGCTGAATATTTCCCAGAAAAAAGAACTGGTCGAAAAGCTTGCACGCGATCTCGGCGAAGCTGAGATTTCTATTTTGGTTGATTACAAGGGGCTCACTGTTTCCCAAGTAACCGAACTTCGCGCACAGCTTCGGGAAGCCGGTGCTCAAATGGCAGTTGTTAAAAATACCTTGATGAGGCTGGCCGCGAAAGGGACCGGCTCAGAGGTGTTGGTTGATCTTTTTAAAGGACCGAATGCGATCATCATGTCTAAGGATGATCCTGTGGCGCCTGCCAAGATCGTATCCGAATTTCTGAAAACCAATGAGAAATTACAGCTCAAGGGTGCATCCCTTGGTGGAAAATTTCTAAGCGAAGAAGATGTAACACAGCTTGCCAAAATGCCGTCCAAAGAAGAGCTTTTGGGCAAGTTTGTTTGTACTCTCAACGCCGTTCCCACGAATTTCGTCAACGTGCTGGCCGGTGTTCCCAGGTCTTTTCTCAATGTGCTTAATGCTGTTAAAGATCAAAAAGATGCAGCGTAA
- the rplA gene encoding 50S ribosomal protein L1, whose protein sequence is MPKRSKKHNEALSKVDRTVQYGPKDALEIAVSSSYAKFDETVDVAVRLGVDPRHADQMVRGTVVLPNGLGKEVKVLVFAKGEKEQEALDAGADFIATDEIVEKIKDGWFGFDKAIATPDMMGTVGKLGRVLGPRGLMPNAKTGTVTFELAKAINEVKAGKIDFRVEKAGIVHVPVGKISFGAEKLLENVTVFLDKIVSLKPAASKGTYLKSISVSSTMGPGIKVDPLLIK, encoded by the coding sequence ATGCCTAAGCGGAGTAAAAAACATAACGAAGCACTGAGCAAAGTGGACAGAACGGTTCAGTATGGACCCAAAGATGCCCTGGAAATTGCTGTATCTTCCAGTTATGCAAAATTTGACGAAACGGTTGATGTCGCCGTAAGGCTAGGGGTTGACCCTCGGCATGCAGACCAGATGGTTCGTGGAACCGTTGTTCTGCCAAATGGACTGGGTAAAGAGGTTAAAGTCCTGGTTTTTGCCAAAGGTGAAAAAGAACAAGAAGCCCTTGATGCGGGTGCTGACTTCATTGCCACCGACGAGATCGTTGAAAAGATTAAAGATGGCTGGTTCGGGTTCGATAAGGCGATTGCCACGCCGGATATGATGGGTACCGTCGGTAAGCTTGGACGTGTCCTTGGGCCTAGGGGGTTGATGCCCAATGCAAAAACCGGTACAGTAACCTTTGAACTTGCCAAAGCCATTAACGAAGTGAAGGCCGGTAAAATTGATTTCAGAGTTGAAAAAGCCGGTATCGTTCACGTTCCTGTTGGTAAAATTTCCTTTGGCGCTGAAAAATTGCTGGAAAATGTAACTGTCTTTCTTGATAAAATTGTCTCTCTCAAACCAGCAGCGAGCAAAGGTACTTATCTGAAATCCATCAGTGTATCATCAACAATGGGTCCTGGTATTAAAGTTGATCCTTTGTTGATTAAGTAG
- the rplK gene encoding 50S ribosomal protein L11, translated as MAKKVMTQIKLQVAAGKANPSPPIGPALGQHGVNIMDFCKAFNAKTANDDGQIIPVVITVYQDRSFSFITKTPPASRLLLAAAKLSKGSGEPNRDKVGKVTKDQVVAIAETKKPDLNASDIDAAVRIIEGTARSMGIEVV; from the coding sequence ATGGCAAAAAAAGTAATGACACAAATTAAGCTTCAGGTTGCAGCCGGCAAGGCAAATCCGTCTCCTCCAATTGGTCCGGCTCTGGGGCAACACGGTGTCAATATCATGGATTTCTGTAAAGCATTTAACGCTAAAACCGCAAATGATGACGGTCAGATTATTCCAGTTGTTATCACTGTGTATCAGGATCGCTCCTTCAGTTTTATCACCAAAACCCCGCCGGCGTCAAGGTTGCTTTTGGCTGCCGCCAAGCTTTCAAAGGGGTCTGGGGAGCCGAATCGTGATAAGGTTGGCAAAGTGACAAAAGATCAGGTTGTTGCGATTGCAGAAACCAAAAAACCGGATCTGAATGCCTCGGATATTGATGCTGCCGTCAGAATTATTGAGGGTACAGCCAGAAGCATGGGAATAGAAGTCGTTTAA